In Massilia antarctica, the following are encoded in one genomic region:
- the carB gene encoding carbamoyl-phosphate synthase large subunit, whose protein sequence is MPKRSDIKSILIIGAGPIIIGQACEFDYSGAQACKALREEGYKVILVNSNPATIMTDPEMADVTYIEPITWKVVERIIAKERPDAILPTMGGQTALNCALDLHNNGVLKQYNVELIGASPEAIDKAEDRSKFKQAMTKIGLGSARSGVAHSMEESWAVQREMGFPTIIRPSFTMGGTGGGIAYNEEEFETICKRGLEASPTKELLIEESLIGWKEYEMEVVRDKADNCIIICSIENLDAMGVHTGDSITVAPAQTLTDKEYQIMRNASLAVLREIGVDTGGSNVQFAINPADGRMIVIEMNPRVSRSSALASKATGFPIAKIAAKLAVGFTLDELRNEITGGATPASFEPSIDYVVVKIPRFTFEKFPAADHHLTTQMKSVGEVMAIGRTFQESFQKALRGLEVGVDGLNEKTRDREKIEEELGEPGPDRIWYVGDAFAQGFTLEEVHQLTHIDPWFLVQIKEIVDIELWLDNQTLEAIDKPTLYKLKQKGFSDRRLAFLLHTTDKVVRETRHAMGIRPVYKRVDTCAAEFSTDTAYMYSTYDEECESNPSDKKKIMVLGGGPNRIGQGIEFDYCCVHAALAMREDGYETIMVNCNPETVSTDYDTSDRLYFESLTLEDVLEIVAIEKPVGVIVQYGGQTPLKLALDLEANGVPIIGTSPDMIDAAEDRERFQQMLQKMGLRQPPNRTARTEPEALALAQEIGYPLVVRPSYVLGGRAMEIVHEQRDLERYMREAVKVSHDSPVLLDRFLNDAIEVDVDCISDGVTTFIGGVMEHIEQAGVHSGDSACSLPPYSLSQETIDELKRQTSLMAKGLNVVGLMNVQFAIQKTEVDGVMTDTVFVLEVNPRASRTVPFVSKATGLQLAKIAARCMVGQTLESQGITKEVIPPFYSVKEAVFPFVKFPGVDTILGPEMKSTGEVMGVGMTFGEAFVKSQMGAGVKLPESGKVFLSVKGSDKPRAVKVARDLQSMGFQVVATKGTAAVITAAGIPCQAVNKMIEGRPHVVDMIKNHEIALVINTVEEKRSAIVDSRQIRISALAARVTTYTTIAGAEAAVEGMRHLDELRVYDLQGLHKTLN, encoded by the coding sequence ATGCCAAAGCGTAGTGACATTAAAAGTATTCTGATTATTGGCGCAGGCCCGATCATCATCGGCCAGGCTTGCGAGTTCGATTATTCCGGCGCCCAGGCGTGCAAGGCGCTGCGCGAGGAGGGCTACAAGGTCATCCTCGTCAACAGCAACCCGGCGACCATCATGACCGACCCGGAAATGGCGGACGTGACCTACATCGAGCCGATCACCTGGAAGGTCGTCGAACGCATCATCGCCAAGGAACGCCCTGACGCGATCCTGCCGACCATGGGCGGCCAGACCGCGCTCAATTGCGCGCTCGACCTGCACAACAACGGCGTGCTGAAACAGTACAACGTAGAGCTGATCGGCGCCTCGCCGGAAGCCATCGACAAGGCCGAAGACCGCTCCAAGTTCAAGCAAGCGATGACCAAGATCGGTCTCGGTTCGGCGCGTTCCGGCGTGGCGCACTCGATGGAAGAATCGTGGGCGGTGCAGCGCGAAATGGGCTTTCCGACCATCATCCGTCCATCGTTTACCATGGGCGGCACCGGCGGCGGCATCGCCTACAACGAAGAAGAATTCGAGACCATCTGCAAGCGCGGCCTGGAAGCGTCGCCGACCAAGGAACTGCTGATCGAAGAGTCCCTGATCGGCTGGAAAGAGTACGAGATGGAAGTGGTGCGCGACAAGGCGGACAACTGCATCATCATCTGCTCGATCGAAAACCTGGACGCCATGGGCGTGCACACGGGCGACTCGATCACCGTGGCGCCGGCGCAGACCTTGACCGACAAGGAATACCAGATCATGCGTAACGCCTCCCTGGCGGTGCTGCGCGAGATCGGTGTCGACACGGGCGGCTCGAACGTGCAGTTCGCGATCAACCCGGCTGATGGACGCATGATCGTCATCGAAATGAATCCGCGCGTCTCGCGTTCGTCGGCGCTGGCCTCGAAAGCGACCGGTTTCCCGATCGCGAAAATCGCCGCCAAGCTGGCGGTGGGTTTCACGCTCGACGAACTGCGCAACGAAATCACGGGTGGCGCCACGCCTGCCTCGTTCGAGCCGTCGATCGACTACGTCGTGGTCAAGATCCCGCGCTTCACGTTCGAAAAATTCCCGGCTGCCGACCATCACCTGACCACCCAAATGAAATCCGTCGGTGAAGTCATGGCGATTGGCCGCACCTTCCAGGAATCGTTCCAGAAGGCCCTGCGTGGCCTGGAAGTGGGCGTCGATGGCCTGAACGAAAAAACGCGCGACCGCGAAAAGATCGAAGAAGAACTCGGCGAACCGGGTCCGGACCGCATCTGGTACGTGGGCGATGCCTTCGCCCAGGGCTTCACCCTGGAAGAAGTGCATCAGCTGACCCATATCGATCCGTGGTTCCTGGTGCAGATCAAGGAAATCGTCGACATCGAACTGTGGCTCGATAACCAGACCCTGGAAGCGATCGACAAGCCGACCCTGTACAAATTGAAGCAAAAAGGCTTCTCGGACCGCCGCCTGGCCTTCCTGCTGCACACGACCGACAAGGTCGTGCGCGAGACGCGCCATGCGATGGGCATCCGTCCGGTGTACAAGCGGGTCGACACCTGCGCGGCCGAATTTTCGACCGACACCGCGTACATGTACTCGACCTACGATGAAGAGTGCGAGTCCAACCCGAGCGACAAGAAAAAGATCATGGTGCTGGGCGGTGGGCCGAACCGCATCGGCCAGGGTATCGAATTCGATTACTGCTGCGTGCACGCGGCGCTGGCGATGCGCGAAGACGGTTACGAGACCATCATGGTCAACTGCAACCCGGAAACCGTGTCGACCGACTACGATACCTCGGACCGCCTGTACTTCGAATCGCTGACCCTGGAAGACGTGCTGGAAATCGTCGCCATCGAAAAGCCGGTCGGCGTGATCGTGCAGTACGGCGGCCAGACGCCGTTGAAGCTTGCGCTCGACCTGGAAGCGAACGGCGTGCCGATCATCGGCACCTCGCCCGACATGATCGATGCGGCCGAAGACCGCGAACGCTTCCAGCAGATGCTGCAAAAAATGGGCTTGCGCCAGCCGCCTAACCGCACCGCGCGCACCGAGCCGGAAGCACTGGCGCTGGCGCAGGAAATCGGCTACCCGCTGGTGGTGCGTCCATCGTATGTGCTGGGCGGCCGGGCGATGGAAATCGTCCACGAACAGCGCGACCTGGAACGCTACATGCGCGAAGCGGTCAAGGTATCGCACGATTCGCCGGTGCTGCTGGACCGCTTCCTGAACGACGCCATCGAAGTCGACGTCGACTGCATCTCCGACGGCGTAACCACCTTCATCGGTGGCGTGATGGAGCACATCGAGCAGGCTGGCGTACACTCGGGCGACTCGGCCTGTTCGCTGCCGCCGTATTCGCTCTCGCAAGAGACCATCGATGAACTCAAGCGCCAGACCTCGCTCATGGCCAAGGGCCTGAACGTGGTCGGCCTGATGAACGTGCAGTTCGCGATCCAGAAGACGGAAGTCGATGGCGTCATGACGGACACCGTATTCGTGCTGGAAGTGAACCCGCGTGCCTCGCGCACGGTGCCGTTCGTGTCCAAGGCCACCGGCCTGCAGCTGGCCAAGATCGCGGCGCGCTGCATGGTTGGCCAGACGCTCGAATCGCAGGGCATCACCAAGGAAGTCATCCCGCCGTTCTACAGCGTCAAGGAAGCCGTGTTCCCGTTCGTGAAATTCCCTGGCGTGGACACCATTCTCGGACCCGAGATGAAGTCCACCGGTGAAGTCATGGGCGTGGGCATGACCTTCGGCGAAGCCTTCGTCAAGTCGCAGATGGGCGCCGGGGTCAAGCTGCCCGAATCGGGCAAGGTATTCCTGTCGGTGAAGGGTTCGGACAAGCCGCGCGCGGTGAAAGTGGCGCGTGATTTGCAGTCGATGGGCTTCCAGGTCGTCGCGACCAAGGGCACGGCGGCGGTGATCACGGCGGCGGGCATTCCGTGCCAGGCCGTGAACAAGATGATCGAAGGCCGTCCGCACGTGGTCGACATGATCAAGAACCACGAGATCGCGCTGGTGATCAACACGGTCGAAGAAAAACGCAGTGCGATTGTCGACTCGCGCCAGATCCGGATTTCGGCTTTGGCCGCGCGCGTGACGACATACACTACAATAGCGGGTGCGGAGGCTGCGGTCGAAGGCATGCGTCATCTCGACGAGTTGCGCGTGTACGATTTACAAGGCCTGCATAAAACCTTAAACTAA